The Paraburkholderia fungorum genome window below encodes:
- a CDS encoding transketolase gives MTPITEARRPAADTRQNLHAELARSAYRIRRFALRMGEVQGQGYIGQALGLSDVLAVAFCHAMQFRPGEPEWEGRDRFLLSHGHYAIALYAALIEAGIIDETELETYGSDDSRLPMSGMATYTPGMEISGGSLGQGLSIAVGMALGLRAKGNPAWVYNSMSDGELDEGSTWEAAMGAAHHQLGNLITLVDINQQQADGPSQRILGFEPLADKWLSFGWHVQRVNGNDLAAVIEAFDRARAVTEPVPRVILFDTLMGKGVPFLEQREKNHFIRVEQPEWQEAIAVLDAAQPAGDRA, from the coding sequence ATGACACCGATCACCGAAGCACGGCGCCCGGCCGCCGACACCCGCCAGAATCTCCACGCAGAACTCGCGCGCAGCGCCTATCGAATTCGCCGCTTCGCGCTGCGAATGGGCGAAGTGCAGGGCCAGGGCTACATCGGCCAGGCGCTCGGCCTGTCCGACGTGCTCGCCGTTGCCTTCTGCCACGCGATGCAATTCCGCCCCGGCGAACCCGAATGGGAAGGCCGCGACCGCTTTCTGCTGTCGCACGGCCACTACGCGATTGCGCTGTACGCGGCGCTGATCGAGGCCGGCATCATCGACGAAACGGAACTGGAAACCTACGGTTCCGACGACAGCCGCCTGCCGATGTCCGGCATGGCGACCTACACGCCCGGCATGGAAATCTCGGGCGGCTCGCTCGGCCAGGGCCTGAGCATTGCCGTCGGCATGGCGCTCGGTCTGCGGGCCAAGGGCAACCCGGCGTGGGTCTACAACTCGATGTCGGACGGCGAACTCGACGAGGGTTCGACCTGGGAGGCGGCCATGGGCGCCGCACATCATCAACTGGGCAATCTGATCACGCTGGTCGATATCAACCAGCAGCAGGCCGACGGCCCGTCGCAGCGGATCCTCGGCTTCGAGCCGCTGGCGGACAAATGGCTGTCGTTCGGCTGGCACGTGCAGCGCGTGAACGGCAACGACCTCGCCGCCGTCATCGAAGCCTTCGACCGCGCGCGCGCCGTTACCGAACCCGTGCCGCGCGTGATCCTGTTCGACACGCTGATGGGCAAGGGCGTGCCGTTCCTCGAGCAGCGCGAGAAAAACCACTTCATTCGCGTCGAGCAGCCAGAGTGGCAGGAAGCCATCGCCGTGCTCGATGCAGCGCAACCGGCAGGAGACCGCGCATGA
- a CDS encoding phosphatase PAP2 family protein, translating to MVFQLNGKSIQVAALASLAFLSACGGSSNSLTPTATSSAAVPAAPADPTTVDSAPVNTSIPAYVDTYYTNLADNSCYDAVSTNASIRALKGLLDLWTPVTSFVDADTYGGTGLTASTDPTTGAACASVPASTWDGMASSGGTILNSGIIGTNTQYVETVAASRDNSVNSTANTAKDSDGEVAYKVDVGSKDYNLGEAAGVLATSWRTGLDATQTITYVNATSGSSATVSEGDASGQLSNLYTMAGSSGVGNFATGNTSKYYFKYARPYLWSSEGISIVVPALQSAQTTTAGLSAAKNAGFASGHTAEYVRRAAAMAYALPERFQEFYAAALKFGEYRIIAGVHSPLDVIGGRMVGLAAAAANLYSAENSALSSTNVNSILTTSFKTTTRSQALSAMQSAAGKTTWKDFYDYLHSGTQSTDSTASGFDLYYDHDKNKTDFERRMTIGMSAYSSLYPTTTDPVVPKGAEVLLETRYPYLSADQRRVMLKTTEFASGYPVMTDAEGWGRLDMFKAGDGYGAFNGLVTIAMNSSLGGFATYDIWRNDISGAGKLTFKGDGTLKLAGTNTYSGGTEVEGGTLAAGSAKAFGTGDVYLGAGGITIAASATPVKVPGKFTVLTDGTLELDIDGQSGGQLTVGDQLTIAGGTLHVKFVNGYTPKAGDTITLINGAAASAKFTSVVVDGGLNGTLTYSSSGVSIKLSA from the coding sequence ATGGTGTTCCAGTTAAATGGCAAATCCATCCAGGTTGCAGCATTGGCGAGCCTGGCATTCCTTTCTGCATGTGGCGGTAGTTCCAATTCACTCACGCCCACGGCAACAAGCTCGGCTGCCGTGCCGGCAGCACCTGCCGACCCGACTACCGTCGACAGCGCGCCAGTGAATACGTCGATTCCGGCCTACGTCGACACCTACTACACCAATCTGGCGGACAACTCCTGCTATGACGCGGTCAGCACCAATGCCTCGATTCGGGCGCTCAAGGGCTTGCTGGATCTGTGGACGCCGGTGACCTCTTTTGTCGACGCCGATACCTACGGCGGGACCGGCCTGACCGCGAGTACAGACCCGACTACCGGAGCCGCCTGCGCATCCGTTCCGGCTTCCACCTGGGACGGCATGGCGAGCAGCGGCGGCACGATTCTCAATAGCGGCATCATCGGCACCAACACCCAATATGTCGAAACCGTCGCGGCCAGCCGCGACAACAGCGTCAACAGCACCGCCAACACCGCTAAAGACAGCGATGGTGAAGTCGCCTACAAGGTCGATGTCGGCTCCAAGGATTACAACCTCGGCGAAGCTGCGGGCGTGCTGGCGACTTCCTGGCGCACGGGTCTCGACGCGACCCAGACCATCACTTACGTCAATGCGACCTCCGGCAGCAGCGCCACTGTTTCAGAAGGCGATGCTTCGGGCCAGCTGAGCAACCTCTACACGATGGCCGGCAGCAGCGGCGTCGGTAACTTTGCCACGGGCAACACGTCGAAGTACTACTTCAAGTACGCCCGCCCGTACCTGTGGTCCAGCGAGGGGATAAGCATTGTGGTGCCGGCATTGCAGTCCGCCCAGACCACGACAGCCGGCTTGAGTGCCGCCAAGAACGCCGGCTTCGCAAGCGGCCACACAGCCGAATACGTGCGTCGCGCCGCCGCGATGGCCTATGCGCTGCCGGAACGCTTCCAGGAGTTCTACGCCGCTGCGCTCAAGTTTGGCGAATACCGCATCATCGCGGGCGTGCACTCGCCGCTCGACGTGATCGGCGGCCGCATGGTCGGCCTCGCAGCAGCGGCCGCCAACCTGTACAGCGCCGAAAATTCCGCGCTCTCCAGCACGAACGTCAACAGCATCCTGACCACGAGTTTCAAGACCACGACGCGTAGCCAGGCGCTCTCGGCGATGCAGTCTGCGGCCGGCAAAACCACGTGGAAAGACTTTTACGACTACCTGCACTCGGGTACGCAGAGCACCGACAGCACGGCCAGTGGCTTCGACCTGTACTACGACCACGACAAGAACAAGACCGACTTCGAGCGCCGCATGACTATTGGCATGTCGGCTTACTCCAGCCTTTACCCGACCACCACGGATCCGGTCGTGCCGAAGGGGGCCGAAGTGCTGCTCGAAACGCGCTACCCGTACCTGAGCGCCGATCAGCGCCGCGTCATGCTCAAGACCACCGAGTTTGCGTCGGGTTACCCGGTCATGACCGATGCCGAGGGCTGGGGCCGTCTCGACATGTTCAAGGCTGGTGATGGCTATGGCGCGTTCAACGGTCTGGTGACGATCGCCATGAATTCGTCACTCGGCGGCTTCGCCACCTACGACATCTGGCGCAATGACATTTCGGGTGCGGGCAAGCTCACGTTCAAGGGGGATGGCACTCTCAAACTGGCTGGCACCAACACCTACAGCGGCGGCACCGAAGTCGAGGGAGGCACGCTCGCGGCCGGGTCGGCCAAAGCGTTCGGTACCGGCGACGTGTATCTGGGGGCGGGTGGCATCACTATTGCCGCATCGGCGACGCCGGTGAAGGTGCCGGGCAAGTTCACCGTGCTGACCGACGGCACGCTTGAACTGGACATCGACGGCCAGAGCGGCGGCCAACTGACCGTGGGCGACCAACTGACCATTGCCGGTGGAACGCTGCACGTGAAATTCGTCAACGGTTATACGCCGAAGGCGGGCGATACGATCACGCTGATCAACGGCGCGGCCGCCAGCGCGAAGTTCACTTCGGTTGTGGTGGATGGCGGCTTGAATGGCACGCTGACGTACTCGTCGAGCGGAGTGTCGATCAAGCTGTCTGCCTGA
- a CDS encoding ABC transporter substrate-binding protein — MLNRKIFGVVVGLSALVGGANVAQADDVYIPLISKGFQHQFWQAVKAGAEQSAKEHNVRITFEGPETEAMVDKQIDMLSAALAKKPQALGIAALDSKAAIPLLKRAQSSKIPVIAFDSGVDSDIPLTTCSTDNLAAAGLAADKMAEAIGNSGEVGVIVHDQTSRTGVDRRDGFLNQMKAKHPNIKIVSVQYGAGDHLKSAEIAKAMIQANPNLKGIFGANEGSAEGAAIGVKESGKKLVLIGFDSGKEQKADITSGLMLGAITQNPVGIGKCTVDSAVKALKGEKLPPKIDTGFFWYDKTNMTDPKIAAVLYD, encoded by the coding sequence ATGTTGAATCGAAAAATATTCGGTGTCGTGGTCGGCTTGAGCGCGTTGGTTGGCGGGGCAAATGTTGCACAGGCGGATGATGTTTATATCCCGCTTATTTCGAAGGGCTTCCAGCATCAGTTCTGGCAGGCAGTGAAAGCCGGCGCGGAACAATCGGCGAAGGAGCACAACGTCAGGATCACGTTCGAAGGTCCTGAAACCGAGGCGATGGTCGACAAGCAGATCGACATGCTGTCGGCGGCGCTCGCGAAAAAGCCGCAGGCGCTGGGCATTGCGGCGCTCGACAGCAAGGCCGCGATTCCGCTTCTGAAGCGCGCGCAGTCGTCGAAGATTCCGGTGATCGCATTCGACTCGGGCGTCGACAGCGATATTCCGTTGACCACCTGCTCGACGGATAACCTCGCCGCCGCCGGACTCGCCGCCGACAAGATGGCCGAGGCGATCGGTAATTCGGGTGAGGTCGGCGTGATCGTGCACGACCAGACGAGCCGCACGGGCGTGGATCGCCGCGATGGCTTCCTGAATCAGATGAAGGCCAAGCACCCGAACATCAAGATCGTTTCCGTGCAGTACGGCGCGGGCGATCACCTGAAATCGGCGGAAATCGCCAAGGCGATGATTCAGGCCAATCCGAACCTGAAGGGTATTTTCGGCGCGAATGAAGGCTCGGCGGAAGGCGCGGCAATCGGCGTCAAGGAGTCGGGCAAGAAGCTCGTGCTGATCGGCTTCGACTCCGGCAAGGAGCAGAAGGCCGACATCACGTCGGGCCTGATGCTCGGCGCGATTACGCAGAATCCGGTGGGGATCGGCAAGTGCACTGTCGACTCGGCCGTGAAGGCGCTGAAGGGCGAGAAGCTGCCGCCGAAAATCGACACGGGCTTCTTCTGGTACGACAAGACCAATATGACCGACCCGAAGATCGCGGCCGTGCTCTACGACTGA
- a CDS encoding L-fuconate dehydratase: protein MTTITKLSVRDIRFPTSRSLDGSDAMNAAPDYSATYVTLETDSPHSLTGHGLTFTIGRGNEICVSAVQALAPLIVGMTLEDIAANMGAFWRTITSDSQLRWIGPDKGAIHLATAAVVNATWDLWAKSVGKPVWKLLVDMSPEELVRCLDFRYVTDAITPQEAIALLHRHAKTRGEREKEMRAQGYPAYTTSAGWLGYDDDKIRRLAREGVAQGWTHFKQKVGGNIDEDMRRARILREEIGENLKLMMDANQVWDVDEAVANMRRLAEFDPWWIEEPTSPDDILGHAAIRERLKPIGVATGEHCQNRVMFKQLLQANAIDFCQIDSCRLGGLNEVIVVLLMAAKFGVPVCPHAGGVGLCEYVQHISLFDYICVSGSLENRVLEYVDHLHEHFVDPVVIRNGRYMPPDRPGYSIEMHAASLDQHDFPNGPAWRS, encoded by the coding sequence ATGACCACGATCACCAAGCTGTCCGTCAGGGACATCCGCTTTCCGACTTCACGTTCGCTCGACGGCTCCGATGCAATGAATGCCGCGCCGGATTATTCGGCGACCTACGTCACGCTCGAAACGGATTCGCCGCACTCGCTCACCGGGCACGGCCTCACGTTCACGATCGGACGCGGCAACGAGATTTGCGTGAGCGCGGTGCAGGCGCTCGCACCGCTGATCGTCGGCATGACGCTCGAAGATATCGCCGCGAACATGGGCGCGTTCTGGCGCACGATCACATCCGACAGCCAGTTGCGCTGGATCGGCCCGGACAAGGGCGCGATTCATCTGGCGACCGCCGCGGTCGTCAACGCGACATGGGACCTGTGGGCCAAATCGGTCGGCAAGCCGGTGTGGAAGCTGCTCGTTGACATGAGCCCGGAAGAACTCGTGCGTTGCCTCGATTTTCGCTACGTGACCGACGCAATCACGCCGCAGGAAGCGATTGCGCTACTGCATCGGCATGCGAAAACCAGGGGCGAGCGCGAGAAGGAAATGCGCGCGCAGGGTTATCCGGCTTACACGACGTCGGCGGGCTGGCTCGGTTACGACGACGACAAGATTCGCCGGCTCGCGCGTGAAGGCGTCGCGCAGGGCTGGACGCACTTCAAGCAGAAAGTGGGCGGCAATATCGACGAAGACATGCGCCGCGCGCGGATTCTGCGCGAGGAAATCGGCGAAAACCTGAAGCTGATGATGGACGCCAATCAGGTCTGGGATGTCGACGAAGCGGTCGCGAACATGCGGCGTCTCGCGGAATTCGACCCGTGGTGGATCGAAGAGCCCACTAGCCCCGACGATATTCTCGGCCACGCGGCGATTCGCGAGCGGCTCAAACCGATTGGCGTGGCGACGGGCGAGCATTGCCAGAATCGCGTGATGTTCAAGCAGTTGCTGCAGGCGAATGCGATCGACTTCTGTCAGATCGATAGCTGCCGGCTGGGTGGTCTGAATGAAGTGATCGTGGTTCTGCTGATGGCCGCGAAATTCGGCGTGCCCGTTTGTCCGCATGCGGGCGGTGTCGGTTTATGCGAGTACGTGCAGCATATTTCGCTGTTCGACTACATCTGCGTGTCGGGGTCGCTGGAGAATCGGGTGCTCGAATACGTGGATCACCTGCACGAGCATTTCGTCGATCCGGTGGTGATCCGCAATGGCCGCTATATGCCGCCGGATAGGCCGGGTTACAGCATCGAGATGCATGCGGCGTCGCTCGATCAGCATGATTTTCCGAACGGGCCTGCGTGGCGTTCCTGA
- a CDS encoding sugar ABC transporter ATP-binding protein, translated as MTPLISVKRLNKSFPGVRALHEIQFELMAGEVHTLMGENGAGKSTLMKILAGVYTRDSGEILYDGQPVDFQHPRDAQAVGIGIIHQELQLMNHLSVAQNMFIGREPRGRFGLFLDEDRLNAQAREILERMHVKIDPRAVVGSLTVAKQQMVEIAKALSFDSRVLIMDEPTSALNDAEIAELFRIIRELKERGVGIVYISHKMDELKQISDRVTVMRDGEYVATVTAKDTTIEAIIGMMVGRTLTDIEPSRSAAEQGEVALDVRNLNAGPMVRDVSFTLRKGEILGFAGLMGAGRTEVARAVFGADPIESGEIVVKGVKGVKAVIRTPSDAVARGIGYLSEDRKRFGLATGMDVESNIVMSNLSRFLAFNFFLRRTQIRRTASHFINLLAIRTPSATQEVRLLSGGNQQKIVIAKWLERDCDVLFFDEPTRGIDVGAKNEIYKLLRSLAAEGKAIVMISSELPEILRMSDRVVVMCEGRITGELSAAEATQERIMHLATRRETLKAAA; from the coding sequence GTGACCCCCCTCATTTCCGTCAAAAGACTCAACAAGAGCTTTCCCGGGGTGCGGGCGCTCCATGAGATCCAGTTCGAACTCATGGCGGGGGAGGTTCATACGCTGATGGGCGAGAACGGCGCGGGCAAGTCGACGCTGATGAAAATCCTCGCCGGGGTGTACACGCGCGACTCGGGCGAAATTCTCTACGACGGCCAGCCGGTCGATTTCCAGCATCCGCGTGACGCGCAGGCCGTGGGCATCGGCATCATTCATCAAGAACTCCAGTTGATGAACCATTTGAGCGTCGCGCAGAACATGTTCATTGGCCGCGAGCCGCGCGGCCGCTTCGGCCTGTTCCTCGACGAAGACCGTCTCAATGCGCAGGCCCGTGAGATTCTCGAACGCATGCATGTGAAGATCGACCCGCGCGCGGTGGTCGGCAGTCTGACGGTCGCCAAACAGCAGATGGTCGAAATCGCCAAGGCTTTGTCGTTCGACTCGCGCGTGCTGATCATGGACGAACCCACGTCCGCGCTGAACGACGCCGAGATCGCCGAGCTGTTTCGCATCATCCGCGAGTTGAAGGAGCGGGGCGTGGGCATCGTCTACATCTCGCACAAGATGGACGAGTTGAAGCAGATTTCCGACCGCGTCACCGTGATGCGTGACGGCGAGTATGTCGCCACCGTCACCGCGAAAGACACAACCATCGAGGCGATCATCGGCATGATGGTCGGGCGCACGCTGACCGATATCGAGCCTTCCCGCAGTGCAGCAGAGCAGGGCGAGGTCGCGCTCGATGTCAGGAACCTGAACGCGGGGCCGATGGTCAGGGACGTGAGTTTCACGTTGCGCAAAGGCGAGATTCTGGGCTTTGCCGGGTTGATGGGCGCGGGCCGCACCGAAGTCGCCCGCGCGGTGTTCGGCGCGGACCCGATCGAGTCGGGCGAGATTGTCGTGAAGGGCGTGAAGGGCGTGAAGGCGGTGATCAGGACGCCGAGCGACGCGGTGGCGCGCGGCATCGGCTACCTTTCCGAAGACCGCAAACGCTTCGGCCTCGCCACCGGCATGGACGTCGAATCGAACATCGTCATGTCCAATCTGAGCCGTTTTCTCGCGTTCAACTTTTTCCTGCGACGCACGCAAATACGTCGCACAGCAAGCCACTTTATCAATCTGCTCGCGATCCGCACGCCGTCCGCGACGCAGGAAGTGCGGCTTCTTTCGGGCGGCAATCAGCAGAAAATCGTCATTGCAAAATGGCTCGAACGGGATTGCGACGTGCTCTTTTTCGACGAGCCGACACGCGGCATCGACGTGGGCGCGAAGAATGAAATCTACAAGTTGCTGCGCTCGCTTGCCGCAGAGGGTAAAGCGATCGTGATGATCTCGTCGGAACTGCCGGAGATTCTGCGCATGAGCGACCGCGTCGTCGTGATGTGCGAGGGTCGCATTACCGGCGAACTCTCAGCGGCCGAAGCGACGCAGGAGCGCATCATGCATCTGGCGACGCGGCGCGAAACCTTGAAAGCAGCGGCATAA
- a CDS encoding LysR substrate-binding domain-containing protein encodes MKPFRKLPLPFLRVFEAAGRTASFATAAQELDLSPSAVSHSIRKLEETVNLRLFQRSTREVKLTREGAILLEHVQRGMDEMQRGLALVTADGQSPLRLHTAPSFATQWLLPRLSGFVRENPNIDLRFSASTDYARFENDDFDLDIVYGEPKPSPHEKIPLALEKLTPLCSPELAARIGSPEDLYAHTLIQCDVQMFQWKGWFEANDLTPPNHYGLHFDRSSMAIAAAVDGLGVVLESTLLADRELKNGTLACPLLGSTREVPYIGHYLVYPKRLHHHQAFDTFRTWLLTELGVEHPAPDSGTNA; translated from the coding sequence ATGAAGCCGTTCCGCAAGTTGCCGTTACCGTTTTTGCGCGTCTTCGAGGCGGCGGGGCGCACCGCGTCGTTTGCGACGGCGGCGCAGGAGTTGGATCTGTCGCCGAGCGCGGTCAGTCATTCGATCCGCAAGCTCGAAGAGACCGTGAATCTGCGGCTGTTCCAGCGCAGCACGCGCGAGGTGAAGCTCACGCGCGAGGGAGCGATCCTGCTCGAACACGTGCAGCGCGGGATGGACGAGATGCAGCGCGGCCTCGCGCTGGTGACGGCCGACGGCCAGAGCCCGCTGCGGCTGCACACCGCGCCGAGTTTCGCGACGCAGTGGCTGCTGCCGAGGTTGTCGGGGTTTGTCCGCGAAAATCCGAATATCGATTTGCGGTTTTCAGCGAGCACGGACTACGCGCGCTTCGAGAACGACGACTTCGATCTGGATATCGTGTACGGCGAGCCGAAGCCGTCGCCGCACGAGAAGATTCCGCTGGCGCTGGAAAAGCTCACCCCGTTATGTTCTCCCGAGCTTGCCGCGCGAATCGGCAGCCCCGAGGATCTTTACGCGCACACGCTGATCCAGTGCGACGTGCAGATGTTCCAGTGGAAGGGCTGGTTCGAGGCCAACGATCTGACGCCGCCCAATCATTACGGGCTGCACTTCGACCGTAGTTCGATGGCGATTGCGGCGGCGGTCGACGGGCTGGGCGTGGTGCTCGAATCGACGCTGCTCGCCGATCGCGAATTGAAGAACGGGACGCTGGCCTGTCCGCTGCTCGGCAGTACGCGGGAAGTGCCCTATATCGGGCACTATCTCGTGTATCCGAAACGGCTTCACCATCACCAGGCGTTCGATACGTTCAGGACATGGCTGTTGACGGAACTAGGTGTAGAGCATCCAGCACCTGACAGCGGCACCAATGCATAA
- a CDS encoding ABC transporter permease: MTSPSESPALGKQGRVAGFRARIFSPTALQKLLAFASLILLLIFFSFASPSFMQMDNMLGILQATAVNGVLAIACTFVIITGGIDLSVGTLMTFTAVICGVFLTFWHLPMWIGVLAAIATGGICGTISGTLTAKMKIPPFIATLGMMMLLKGLSLVVSADKPIYFTDTENFYRISQDSLIGYVLPSLPIPNAVLILFFLAVVSSITLNRTALGRYTFALGSNEEAVRLSGVNVDRWKIAIYGLSGAICGIAGLLIASRLNSAQPALGQGYELEAIAAVVIGGTSLSGGSGTILGTIIGAFIMSVLTNGLRIMSVAQEWQIVVTGLIIILAVYADILRRRRS; encoded by the coding sequence ATGACATCGCCATCGGAGTCACCGGCGCTAGGCAAGCAAGGACGCGTGGCGGGTTTCAGAGCGCGCATTTTCTCGCCGACCGCTCTGCAAAAGCTGCTCGCGTTCGCGAGCCTGATCCTGCTGCTGATCTTTTTCAGCTTCGCGTCGCCGTCGTTCATGCAGATGGACAACATGCTCGGCATTCTGCAGGCGACCGCAGTCAACGGCGTGCTGGCGATTGCGTGTACGTTCGTGATCATTACCGGCGGCATCGATTTGTCCGTCGGCACGTTGATGACGTTTACGGCCGTGATTTGCGGGGTATTCCTCACATTCTGGCATCTGCCGATGTGGATCGGCGTGCTCGCGGCAATTGCCACGGGCGGCATCTGCGGGACGATTTCGGGCACGCTCACGGCGAAAATGAAAATCCCGCCGTTCATTGCGACGCTCGGCATGATGATGTTGCTGAAAGGTCTCTCGCTGGTTGTTTCCGCCGACAAGCCGATCTATTTCACCGACACCGAAAACTTCTACCGCATTTCGCAGGACTCGCTGATCGGCTATGTGCTGCCGAGTCTGCCGATTCCGAACGCGGTGCTGATCCTGTTCTTTCTCGCGGTAGTCAGTTCGATCACGCTTAATCGCACAGCACTCGGCCGCTATACGTTCGCTCTTGGCAGCAACGAAGAAGCGGTGCGGCTGTCGGGCGTCAACGTCGATCGATGGAAGATCGCCATTTACGGCCTGAGCGGCGCGATTTGCGGCATTGCCGGTTTGCTGATCGCGTCGCGGTTGAACTCGGCGCAACCGGCTTTGGGACAAGGCTACGAACTCGAAGCGATTGCCGCCGTGGTGATCGGCGGCACTTCGCTGAGCGGCGGTTCGGGCACGATTCTGGGCACGATCATCGGCGCGTTCATCATGAGCGTGCTGACCAACGGGCTGCGCATCATGTCGGTTGCGCAGGAATGGCAGATCGTCGTGACAGGCCTCATCATCATTCTCGCGGTCTACGCCGACATCTTGCGACGCAGAAGGAGCTGA
- a CDS encoding NAD(P)-dependent oxidoreductase — MNVTFVGVGAIGLPMALRIQQAGHAVTGVDVFGRARENAQMSGIDAVATFSAAPRAEVVVVMVATPDHLATLVDGALGAVKDQTWVIMSTVGPASVREQGERLRQAGARVVDAPVTGGVARAKTGALVIFAAGEQQDIDTVLPVLSAMGNVQVTGQQLGDGQAIKVVNQHLCSVHIVAAAEALNLASTLGLDPGAVLKLIEKGAAGSWMLTDRGPRMLEGTDVEVTSSINIFVKDSSLVADAAAQCGAQVPLLTLAHSRYQQAADSGLGLRDDSRVIETWR, encoded by the coding sequence ATGAACGTGACTTTCGTAGGCGTCGGCGCAATCGGTTTGCCGATGGCGTTGCGCATCCAGCAGGCGGGGCATGCAGTGACCGGTGTGGACGTGTTCGGCCGCGCGCGCGAAAACGCGCAGATGAGCGGGATCGACGCGGTGGCAACTTTCAGCGCGGCGCCGCGTGCCGAGGTGGTGGTCGTGATGGTCGCGACGCCGGATCATCTGGCGACGCTGGTCGACGGAGCGCTTGGCGCGGTGAAGGACCAGACCTGGGTGATCATGTCGACGGTCGGCCCGGCGAGCGTGCGCGAGCAGGGCGAGCGGCTGCGTCAGGCGGGCGCGCGCGTGGTCGATGCACCGGTGACGGGCGGCGTCGCCCGCGCTAAAACCGGCGCGCTGGTGATCTTCGCGGCGGGCGAGCAGCAGGACATCGACACGGTTCTGCCGGTATTGAGCGCAATGGGCAACGTCCAGGTCACCGGCCAGCAACTCGGCGACGGCCAGGCGATCAAGGTCGTGAACCAGCATCTGTGCTCGGTTCATATCGTGGCGGCTGCCGAGGCGCTGAACCTCGCCAGCACGCTGGGTCTCGACCCGGGCGCGGTGCTGAAGCTGATTGAAAAAGGAGCAGCCGGTTCGTGGATGCTGACCGATCGCGGCCCCCGGATGCTGGAAGGCACCGATGTCGAAGTGACCAGCTCGATCAATATCTTCGTGAAAGACAGCAGTCTGGTCGCCGATGCGGCAGCGCAATGCGGCGCTCAGGTGCCGCTGCTGACCCTCGCGCACTCACGCTATCAGCAGGCGGCAGACTCGGGGCTTGGACTACGCGACGACAGCCGCGTGATCGAAACCTGGCGCTGA
- a CDS encoding transketolase family protein, whose translation MSTVITKPRLTTSAMIASIASEGQRTKAAPFGHALVAEAAKRPNIVGMSADLSKYTDLHIFANEYPERFFQMGMAEQLLMGAAGGMAKEGFIPFATTYAVFATRRAYDFIHQVIAEENLNVKICAALPGLTTGYGPSHQATEDIAMMRGIPGLTIVDPCDALDTEQAVSAIAAHDGPVYMRLLRGKVPLVLDEYDYQFELGKAKLLRDGRDVLIISSGIMTMRALETAQALADGVADVAVLHAPTIKPLDEATIVEQCRRSGRLVVVAENHSCVGGLGEAVASALMRARVQPEFRQIALPDEFLAAGALPTLHDRYGISTASMVESIKQWLK comes from the coding sequence ATGAGCACCGTCATCACCAAACCGCGCCTGACGACCTCGGCGATGATCGCGTCGATCGCGTCCGAAGGTCAGCGCACCAAAGCGGCACCGTTCGGCCACGCGCTCGTTGCGGAAGCGGCGAAGCGGCCGAATATCGTCGGCATGTCGGCGGATCTGTCGAAATATACCGACCTGCATATCTTCGCCAACGAATACCCTGAACGCTTCTTCCAGATGGGCATGGCCGAGCAGTTGTTGATGGGCGCGGCGGGCGGCATGGCGAAGGAAGGCTTCATTCCGTTCGCGACCACCTATGCCGTGTTCGCGACGCGTCGCGCGTACGATTTCATCCATCAGGTGATTGCGGAAGAAAACCTCAACGTGAAGATTTGCGCGGCGTTGCCGGGTCTCACGACCGGCTACGGCCCGAGCCACCAGGCAACCGAAGATATCGCGATGATGCGCGGCATCCCCGGGCTCACGATTGTCGATCCGTGCGATGCGCTCGATACCGAACAGGCGGTGTCGGCGATCGCCGCGCACGATGGCCCCGTGTACATGCGCCTGCTGCGCGGCAAGGTGCCGCTGGTGCTCGATGAATACGATTATCAATTCGAACTCGGCAAGGCGAAGCTGCTGCGCGACGGCCGCGACGTGCTGATCATCTCGTCCGGAATCATGACGATGCGCGCGCTCGAAACCGCGCAGGCGCTCGCCGACGGCGTGGCCGACGTGGCCGTGCTGCACGCGCCGACCATCAAGCCGCTGGACGAAGCGACGATCGTCGAACAATGCCGCCGCTCGGGGCGTCTGGTGGTGGTCGCGGAAAACCATAGCTGCGTCGGCGGATTGGGCGAAGCGGTCGCGTCGGCGCTGATGCGTGCGCGGGTGCAGCCGGAATTCCGCCAGATCGCGTTGCCGGACGAGTTTCTTGCGGCCGGCGCATTGCCGACGCTGCACGACCGGTACGGCATTTCGACCGCGTCGATGGTCGAAAGCATCAAACAGTGGTTGAAGTAA